From a region of the Anoplopoma fimbria isolate UVic2021 breed Golden Eagle Sablefish chromosome 16, Afim_UVic_2022, whole genome shotgun sequence genome:
- the hacd2 gene encoding very-long-chain (3R)-3-hydroxyacyl-CoA dehydratase 2 — protein MSAAAVKRSPGALATAYLLLYNVVMTAGWLVIAVGLVRAYLARGSYHGLYYSIEKPLKFFQTGAILEIVHCAAGIVPSSVVLTGFQVMSRVFLTWAVTHSVREVQSEDSVLLFVAAWTVTEIIRYSFYTFSLLNHLPYLIKWARYTFFFALYPMGVTGELLTIYAALPYVQKTGLYSVTLPNKYNFSFDYYSFLILVMISYIPLFPQLYFHMIRQRKKVLGHVEDYSKVE, from the exons ATGTCGGCCGCTGCAGTGAAGAGGAGCCCGGGAGCGCTGGCCACGGCCTACCTGCTGCTCTACAACGTCGTCATGACGGCAGG gTGGTTGGTGATAGCTGTGGGTCTGGTCAGAGCGTACCTGGCCAGAGGAAGCTACCACGGCCTGTACTACTCCATAGAGAAGCCTCTGAAGTTCTTTCAGACTGGAGCCATTCTGGAG ATCGTTCACTGTGCTGCCG GAATCGTTCCGTCCTCCGTGGTCCTGACTGGGTTCCAGGTCATGTCCCGGGTCTTCCTCACCTGGGCCGTCACACACAGCGTCAGGGAG gtGCAGAGTGAGGACAGCGTGCTGCTGTTCGTCGCGGCCTGGACCGTCACGGAGATCATCCGCTACTCCTTCTACACCTTCAGCCTCCTCAACCACCTGCCGTACCTCATCAAATGGGCGAG GTACACCTTCTTCTTCGCTCTGTATCCGATGGGAGTGACCGGAGAGCTGCTGACCATCTACGCAGCGCTGCCGTACGTCCAGAAGACGGGCCTCTACTCCGTCACTCTGCCCAACAAGTACAACTTCTCCTTCGACTACTACTCCTTCCTCATCCTCGTCATGATCTCCTACATCCCCC TCTTCCCCCAGCTCTACTTCCACATGATCCGGCAGAGGAAGAAGGTTCTGGGCCACGTGGAGGACTACAGCAAAGTGGAGTGA